The following proteins are encoded in a genomic region of Dioscorea cayenensis subsp. rotundata cultivar TDr96_F1 chromosome 8, TDr96_F1_v2_PseudoChromosome.rev07_lg8_w22 25.fasta, whole genome shotgun sequence:
- the LOC120266341 gene encoding protein RTE1-HOMOLOG isoform X2, which translates to MSIYPFGLGSAFRLKQREDGVILDFAGPNFVCVDHFTFGAVVRYIQLNREECQLLFSSSYQITTSDHYIKNQQDRIMSWDDALRKSTQEFQHRAYNFFTCNCHSFVANNLNRLSYGGLKEWNVVNLAVWLFLKGNWVNKTAIVKSFLPFIVVFSIGLLFGGLGFLIYLAAFTSILVSWFVIGSYCCCNLIQL; encoded by the exons ATGTCAATTTATCCATTTGGACTAGGATCTGCTTTTCGTTTAAAACAGAG GGAAGATGGAGTGATATTAGACTTTGCTGGGCCCAACTTTGTGTGCGTGGATCACTTCACATTTGGAGCAGTGGTCCGGTACATACAATTAAACAGGGAAgag TgccaattattattttcaagttCATATCAAATTACAACCAGTGACCACTACATCAAAAATCAACAAGATAGAATTATGAGTTGGGATGATGCACTCAGAAAGAGCACACAAGAATTTCAGCACAGAGCTTACAATTTCTTTACCTGCAATTGTCACTCATTTGTGGCCAATAACCTGAACAGATTGTCATATGGTGGACTAAAAGAGTGGAATGTTGTGAACTTGGCAGTGTGGCTGTTCCTTAAGGGCAATTGGGTGAACAAAACAGCTATAGTGAAATCATTTTTGCCGTTTATTGTTGTTTTCAGCATCGGCCTTTTATTTGGGGGCCTGGGTTTCTTGATATACTTGGCTGCTTTCACAAGTATCCTTGTCAGTTGGTTTGTCATCGGTAGCTATTGTTGTTGCAATCTTATCCAACTGTAA
- the LOC120266341 gene encoding protein RTE1-HOMOLOG isoform X1 → MELETADDSEFTLKETCILGPIDPKRARFPCCIVWTPLPLLSWFIPFIGHIGICREDGVILDFAGPNFVCVDHFTFGAVVRYIQLNREECQLLFSSSYQITTSDHYIKNQQDRIMSWDDALRKSTQEFQHRAYNFFTCNCHSFVANNLNRLSYGGLKEWNVVNLAVWLFLKGNWVNKTAIVKSFLPFIVVFSIGLLFGGLGFLIYLAAFTSILVSWFVIGSYCCCNLIQL, encoded by the exons ATGGAATTAGAAACAGCCGATGATAGTGAATTTACTCTTAAAGAAACCTGCATACTTGGGCCAATAGATCCAAAAAGAGCTCGGTTTCCTTGTTGCATAGTGTGGACGCCATTGCCTTTGTTATCTTGGTTTATACCTTTTATTGGGCACATCGGCATATGCAGGGAAGATGGAGTGATATTAGACTTTGCTGGGCCCAACTTTGTGTGCGTGGATCACTTCACATTTGGAGCAGTGGTCCGGTACATACAATTAAACAGGGAAgag TgccaattattattttcaagttCATATCAAATTACAACCAGTGACCACTACATCAAAAATCAACAAGATAGAATTATGAGTTGGGATGATGCACTCAGAAAGAGCACACAAGAATTTCAGCACAGAGCTTACAATTTCTTTACCTGCAATTGTCACTCATTTGTGGCCAATAACCTGAACAGATTGTCATATGGTGGACTAAAAGAGTGGAATGTTGTGAACTTGGCAGTGTGGCTGTTCCTTAAGGGCAATTGGGTGAACAAAACAGCTATAGTGAAATCATTTTTGCCGTTTATTGTTGTTTTCAGCATCGGCCTTTTATTTGGGGGCCTGGGTTTCTTGATATACTTGGCTGCTTTCACAAGTATCCTTGTCAGTTGGTTTGTCATCGGTAGCTATTGTTGTTGCAATCTTATCCAACTGTAA